A genomic window from Dermacentor silvarum isolate Dsil-2018 chromosome 9, BIME_Dsil_1.4, whole genome shotgun sequence includes:
- the LOC125939931 gene encoding uncharacterized protein LOC125939931, whose product MVFTRPGDEADAPVSIKAESSPAGAVPLPRDADGEAGSHEGSTTGESHSLQRMDAAPPSTERLMDASYPPAPGEHDLGTAQAMLSFVLIVVTVTVACVLVILVTRYSKDHRAAFRVEAHRSPPSKTSWPPIIRH is encoded by the exons ATGGTGTTTACCAGACCTGGAGATGAGGCTGACGCTCCGGTCTCGATCAAGGCGGAGAGCAGCCCGGCAGGCGCCGTTCCTCTGCCACGTGATGCCGATGGAGAAGCCGGGAGCCACGAAGGAAGCACGACCGGCGAGTCGCACTCGCTTCAGCGAATGG ACGCGGCCCCTCCCTCGACGGAACGCTTGATGGACGCATCCTACCCTCCGGCGCCAGGCGAGCACGACCTGGGCACTGCGCAGGCCATGCTCAGCTTCGTGCTCATCGTGGTCACGGTCACCGTGGCCTGCGTCCTCGTCATACTGGTCACCCGATACAGCAAAGATCACCGCGCGGCTTTCCGCGTTGAGGCGCATCGCTCGCCGCCCAGCAAGACCAGCTGGCCACCGATAATACGTCATTGA